A window of the Desulfobacula toluolica Tol2 genome harbors these coding sequences:
- the ade gene encoding adenine deaminase has translation MKNFLHNLAVARGEVPADLLIKNVRVINVISGEIHTGNVAVCDGRFIGFGEYDAKKIIDAQGLYMSPGFIDGHMHFESTMLTLPEFSRAVLQRGTTAVIIDPHEIANVLGLEGIRYVLDSIKQVPLDVFVMLPSCVPATPLETSGDNIGHKDLCAMIHKQGVAGIGEMMNYPAVINGDEEVHQRIAAAKWKKIDGHAPGISAKDLNAYIFSRIDSDHESTSAKEAKEKLQKGMHILIREGTSERNLEDLIGIVTKENSWHFSFATDDKHPDDLLEEGHIDHSLRKSISLGMAPITAYQVATINTANHYGLKNIGAIKPRFWADFVLLSDYKQVKIEAVYKKGVPVLKNQSLICRPLHKIPKLRGTMNPGELSRADFKIPAAGSKILVIDILQGQIVTDKFIATARIKNNYIESDISRDILKIVVIERHNATGRIGKAFVRGLGLKRGAIGSTVAHDAHNIVIAGTNDVDMFAAFQRIKKMQGGLVVVDNNQVVADLPLPVAGLLSNNSFEKTAADLKILKQKVKILGSDHPSLFMILSFLCLSPVPKLKITDLGLVDVEKFAVTSLFADDCIK, from the coding sequence AAAATCATTGATGCACAGGGTCTTTACATGTCACCCGGTTTTATTGACGGGCATATGCATTTTGAAAGCACCATGCTGACACTTCCTGAATTTTCACGGGCCGTGCTGCAGCGGGGAACCACTGCCGTAATCATAGATCCTCATGAAATTGCCAATGTGCTGGGGCTGGAAGGAATTCGGTATGTCCTGGACAGTATCAAACAGGTTCCTTTGGATGTGTTTGTCATGCTGCCGTCATGCGTACCGGCCACACCGCTTGAAACTTCAGGTGACAATATCGGTCACAAGGACTTGTGTGCCATGATACACAAGCAAGGGGTGGCCGGAATCGGTGAAATGATGAATTATCCTGCGGTCATTAATGGTGATGAAGAAGTCCATCAACGCATTGCCGCAGCCAAATGGAAAAAAATAGACGGGCATGCTCCGGGTATCAGCGCAAAAGATTTGAATGCGTATATATTTTCCAGAATTGACAGCGACCATGAATCAACATCTGCTAAAGAAGCCAAGGAAAAACTTCAAAAGGGCATGCACATTTTAATCCGGGAAGGTACTTCGGAAAGAAACCTGGAAGATTTGATCGGCATTGTAACAAAAGAAAATTCATGGCACTTTTCCTTTGCCACGGATGATAAACATCCTGATGACCTGCTGGAAGAAGGGCATATTGATCATTCACTGAGAAAATCTATCTCTTTGGGAATGGCTCCCATAACCGCTTATCAGGTTGCCACCATCAACACTGCAAATCACTATGGGCTAAAGAATATAGGGGCAATAAAACCCCGCTTTTGGGCGGATTTTGTTTTGCTCTCTGATTATAAACAGGTGAAAATCGAGGCTGTATATAAAAAAGGTGTGCCTGTTCTGAAAAATCAGTCATTGATTTGCCGCCCTCTTCATAAAATCCCCAAGTTAAGGGGGACAATGAATCCTGGCGAACTGAGCCGGGCAGATTTCAAAATTCCTGCGGCAGGCAGCAAGATCCTTGTCATTGATATCCTGCAAGGTCAGATTGTAACGGATAAATTTATTGCCACTGCCAGGATTAAAAACAATTATATTGAATCCGATATCAGCCGTGATATTCTCAAAATCGTTGTCATAGAAAGACACAATGCTACGGGCCGTATAGGAAAAGCCTTTGTCAGGGGGCTTGGACTCAAGCGAGGGGCAATCGGGTCAACGGTTGCTCATGACGCCCATAATATTGTGATAGCCGGAACCAATGATGTGGATATGTTTGCAGCTTTTCAAAGGATAAAAAAAATGCAGGGAGGACTGGTTGTTGTTGATAATAATCAGGTGGTCGCTGATTTGCCTTTACCTGTTGCAGGTTTGCTGTCCAATAATAGTTTTGAGAAAACAGCTGCTGATTTGAAAATTTTAAAACAAAAGGTGAAAATATTGGGAAGTGACCACCCGTCATTGTTTATGATTTTATCATTTTTATGTCTGTCACCGGTTCCAAAGCTGAAAATAACCGACTTAGGACTTGTTGATGTTGAAAAATTTGCCGTCACGTCTTTGTTTGCAGATGATTGCATCAAATAG
- a CDS encoding FecCD family ABC transporter permease produces the protein MSIPVAISKGRIGYLVVLFSLFLILMTLVSLSMGYIRIPIVDIISILYGKLTGHQIMGNASETYLAVLFDVRLPRILTCTAVGAALAVSGSLFQGILLNPLADPYTLGVSAGAAFGASIAILLNLSAAFVSVPAFAFTGACVTLFVVIFLSYSSKNPMAGLSSNNLILSGIIVAAILSAGISFLKFIANEQVSVIIFWLMGSFASKTWFDFVVVVIFLLIGLFVSIFFARDLNLVALGAKSATSLGVDLKKTTLILLITGSMLAAICVSVSGIIGFVGLLVPHTVRFITGPDNRKLIPLSMLAGAFLLLLADTITRAVLPHEIPIGVLTALTGGPVFCWIFKKNRFK, from the coding sequence TTGAGTATACCGGTTGCCATATCAAAGGGGAGAATAGGATATCTGGTGGTCCTTTTCTCCCTTTTTCTTATTTTAATGACCCTTGTTTCGCTTTCCATGGGATATATCAGGATTCCAATAGTTGATATTATCAGCATTCTTTATGGAAAATTGACCGGTCATCAAATCATGGGAAATGCCAGTGAAACCTATCTGGCTGTTCTGTTTGATGTGCGGCTTCCAAGAATACTGACCTGTACCGCTGTCGGGGCGGCACTTGCCGTATCCGGGAGTTTGTTTCAGGGCATATTGCTAAATCCCCTGGCCGATCCCTATACCCTTGGCGTATCAGCTGGTGCAGCATTTGGTGCAAGTATTGCCATATTATTAAACTTAAGTGCAGCCTTTGTTTCCGTTCCGGCTTTTGCCTTTACAGGTGCTTGTGTTACTTTGTTTGTGGTCATCTTTTTATCTTATTCATCAAAAAACCCCATGGCCGGGCTATCCTCCAACAATTTGATTTTATCCGGAATTATTGTCGCTGCAATACTTTCTGCCGGTATCAGTTTTTTAAAATTTATTGCCAATGAACAGGTCTCGGTCATTATTTTCTGGCTTATGGGAAGTTTTGCTTCCAAAACCTGGTTTGATTTTGTTGTTGTTGTGATTTTTCTGTTGATTGGTCTGTTTGTTTCAATATTTTTTGCCCGTGATCTGAACCTGGTCGCACTTGGGGCCAAATCCGCCACAAGCCTTGGTGTTGATTTGAAAAAAACGACTTTAATCTTGTTGATAACCGGTTCAATGCTGGCGGCCATCTGTGTTTCTGTTTCAGGTATTATAGGGTTTGTGGGTTTGCTGGTTCCGCATACGGTCAGGTTTATCACAGGGCCTGACAACCGGAAACTTATTCCCTTATCCATGCTGGCAGGGGCCTTTTTATTGTTGCTGGCCGATACAATTACCCGGGCAGTCCTTCCCCATGAAATACCCATTGGCGTTTTGACAGCCCTGACAGGCGGTCCTGTTTTTTGCTGGATTTTTAAAAAGAACAGGTTTAAATAG
- a CDS encoding ABC transporter ATP-binding protein, translating into MKLTLNDLCFAYDRDRIIKNISCSFVSGSFYSILGPNGSGKTTLLDLISGFLKPDTGYIDIDQAPVLSLSKKDISKKIALVSQDHTINFPFSVKDVVMMGRHPYIPRFSHPSYNDVEQVEAMMQVCGIHHLHDRKINELSGGERQRCVFARALCQDTPILLLDEAFSNMDINHTLHMLQLVKQSVKEKNKIVISVFHDLNLASTWSDSLLMLKNGKISAFGNSQDVLTQETIKEVFDVASIVEFNAHVQAKQVYYPSI; encoded by the coding sequence ATGAAGTTAACACTAAACGACCTGTGCTTTGCCTATGACCGTGACCGGATCATCAAAAACATAAGCTGTTCTTTTGTGTCGGGAAGTTTTTATTCTATTCTCGGCCCTAACGGCAGTGGAAAGACCACTCTTCTGGATTTGATATCAGGTTTTTTAAAACCTGATACCGGATATATTGATATTGATCAGGCACCTGTTTTGTCTCTTTCAAAAAAAGATATTTCAAAAAAGATTGCCCTTGTTTCCCAGGACCATACAATAAATTTTCCATTCAGTGTAAAAGACGTGGTAATGATGGGGCGACATCCTTATATACCAAGATTTTCACATCCTTCTTACAATGATGTGGAACAAGTGGAGGCAATGATGCAGGTTTGTGGCATCCATCATTTGCATGACAGGAAAATCAATGAATTGTCAGGAGGGGAAAGACAGAGGTGTGTGTTTGCCCGTGCCCTGTGCCAGGATACACCGATTCTTTTGTTGGATGAAGCGTTTTCCAATATGGACATAAACCATACCCTGCACATGCTGCAACTGGTCAAACAGTCTGTAAAAGAAAAAAACAAAATTGTGATCAGTGTATTCCACGATTTGAACCTGGCCTCAACCTGGTCTGATTCGTTGCTGATGCTCAAAAATGGTAAGATAAGCGCATTTGGAAATTCCCAGGATGTACTGACACAAGAGACCATTAAAGAGGTCTTTGATGTGGCATCCATTGTTGAATTCAATGCTCATGTTCAAGCAAAGCAGGTGTATTATCCGTCGATTTAA
- a CDS encoding ABC transporter substrate-binding protein yields MWHPLLNSMLMFKQSRCIIRRFKTITGILLFIVLVLSAQVRAVTLTDKKGRRIVFSSPFTRIVSLYGAHTENLYHLNLENQIVGVCINDTFPPQVDKKIKFSYHDDPEKFLAYMPDLVLIRPMIDNGYPKLIRRLEKSGITVVSLQPSGIKEMYDYWLTLGLLTGKKLQAEQMVQTFKEKTANIQALTRGIHPRKRVYFQAIHTRMKTFTQGAMPIFALETAGGINVASDAKASRNTNIAVYGKEQILAKGSQIDVFLAQKGVMNAVNIEQIKKEPGFNIIKAIKNNQIFLIDENIVSRPVPRLYNGIIEIGKCLYPNIFTQEKLKEEQ; encoded by the coding sequence ATGTGGCATCCATTGTTGAATTCAATGCTCATGTTCAAGCAAAGCAGGTGTATTATCCGTCGATTTAAAACCATAACAGGAATTTTGCTTTTTATTGTCCTGGTCTTATCTGCTCAAGTGCGGGCTGTAACCCTGACAGATAAAAAAGGCCGCAGGATTGTTTTTTCAAGCCCGTTTACCAGAATTGTCAGTCTTTATGGCGCTCATACGGAAAATCTGTATCATTTGAACCTGGAAAACCAGATTGTGGGGGTTTGCATTAATGACACGTTTCCTCCACAGGTTGATAAAAAAATAAAGTTTTCATATCATGATGATCCTGAAAAGTTTTTAGCGTATATGCCTGATCTTGTTCTGATACGGCCCATGATTGACAATGGCTATCCAAAATTGATCCGGCGGCTTGAAAAATCCGGTATTACCGTGGTGTCACTTCAGCCTTCAGGCATAAAGGAGATGTATGACTATTGGTTGACATTGGGGCTGTTGACGGGGAAAAAGCTGCAGGCGGAACAGATGGTGCAAACGTTTAAGGAAAAAACAGCAAATATCCAGGCATTGACCCGGGGAATTCATCCCAGAAAAAGGGTCTATTTCCAGGCCATTCACACACGGATGAAAACATTCACACAAGGAGCCATGCCCATTTTTGCCCTTGAAACCGCCGGCGGAATCAATGTAGCTTCTGATGCAAAAGCATCCAGAAACACCAATATTGCCGTTTATGGAAAAGAACAGATACTTGCCAAAGGATCACAAATTGATGTGTTCCTTGCCCAAAAAGGGGTGATGAATGCTGTGAACATTGAACAGATAAAAAAAGAACCAGGGTTTAATATTATTAAGGCTATAAAAAACAATCAAATATTCTTGATAGATGAAAATATCGTTTCCCGGCCTGTTCCCAGGCTTTATAATGGGATCATAGAAATTGGAAAATGCCTTTATCCAAATATTTTCACGCAAGAAAAGCTTAAAGAGGAACAATGA
- the cobI gene encoding precorrin-2 C(20)-methyltransferase: MMENVGKLFGVGVGPGDPELITVKAVRVIKEADIIFTAASTKNTYSLAVEIASPYISSDASIEKLFFPMSKDVKEVESAWIKNASQIAQVLKQGKKAVFLTLGDPTTYSTFGYILKKMKCVMPDANIETIPGITSFHAASARLNRILVEGEESLLVTSGAFGGDRIRHVGSVENVAIVKAYKNIEDINKALKETGLDNRCVAVSKCGRENEQIIENIDALEKRTPDYWTLILASK; the protein is encoded by the coding sequence ATGATGGAGAATGTTGGAAAATTGTTCGGTGTGGGTGTGGGGCCAGGTGATCCCGAACTTATAACGGTAAAAGCGGTAAGGGTTATCAAAGAAGCTGATATTATTTTTACGGCAGCATCAACAAAAAACACCTATAGCCTGGCGGTTGAGATTGCATCTCCCTATATTTCATCTGATGCTTCGATTGAAAAACTGTTTTTTCCAATGAGCAAGGATGTCAAGGAAGTTGAAAGCGCATGGATCAAGAATGCAAGTCAGATTGCACAGGTGTTGAAACAAGGAAAAAAAGCTGTTTTTCTGACATTGGGAGACCCCACCACATATTCCACTTTTGGGTATATTTTAAAGAAAATGAAATGCGTAATGCCGGATGCAAACATTGAAACCATACCCGGCATTACATCTTTTCATGCGGCATCAGCACGGTTGAACCGGATACTGGTTGAAGGAGAAGAGTCGTTGCTTGTGACATCGGGTGCATTTGGCGGAGACAGGATAAGGCATGTCGGCAGTGTTGAAAATGTTGCCATTGTAAAAGCCTATAAAAATATTGAAGATATCAATAAAGCCTTGAAGGAAACCGGTCTTGACAACAGGTGTGTAGCGGTTTCAAAGTGCGGTCGTGAAAATGAGCAGATCATTGAAAATATTGATGCCCTGGAAAAAAGAACACCTGATTACTGGACATTGATCCTGGCCTCTAAATGA
- a CDS encoding nucleoside recognition protein encodes MKQGDVKYKRLGISVCFTLVCLIFSLNYFDTVSLSICLKKLGIPLFRLLVFIFIGLLAGQLIESLGWTRHVAVLARPFFRFSNLGNQCSAAFTTAFISGATANAMLLDFYEDKKISKIQLFLSNYINQFPAFFLHLPTTVFIVLPLTGYAGAIYFIITFMATLLRTICFLVFGRLYLKPHKNFQSEQMHSGGLEKQNNKTNKKEIRSILKSIRTKLPGRIINIVVWVLPIYTLVFILNINGFFDYLNQALAGVVTVNIMPVESLSVVILSFAAEFTSGFAAAGALMDAGVISVKQTVIALLLGNVLAFPIRALRHQLPRYMGIFSPKMGLQLLLSGQVFRVLSIVLMGTLYYMVA; translated from the coding sequence ATGAAACAAGGTGATGTAAAATATAAGAGACTTGGCATTTCAGTATGTTTTACGCTGGTCTGTCTGATTTTCAGCCTGAACTATTTTGATACTGTCAGCCTTTCGATCTGTTTGAAAAAGCTGGGTATACCCTTATTCAGACTTCTTGTGTTTATTTTTATCGGGCTTTTAGCGGGACAACTGATCGAAAGCCTTGGCTGGACAAGGCATGTGGCTGTTCTTGCCAGGCCGTTTTTCAGGTTTTCAAATCTTGGGAACCAGTGCAGCGCAGCTTTTACAACCGCGTTTATTTCCGGTGCCACTGCCAATGCCATGCTTTTGGATTTTTATGAAGACAAAAAAATCAGCAAAATTCAATTGTTTTTGTCAAACTATATCAACCAGTTCCCGGCATTTTTTTTGCACCTGCCAACCACTGTTTTTATTGTTCTTCCCTTAACCGGTTATGCCGGGGCGATTTATTTTATAATTACTTTTATGGCAACGCTTTTAAGAACCATTTGTTTTCTTGTGTTCGGCAGACTATACCTTAAACCCCACAAAAATTTTCAAAGCGAACAGATGCATTCAGGCGGCCTTGAAAAACAAAATAATAAAACAAACAAAAAAGAGATCAGATCCATACTGAAAAGCATCAGGACAAAGCTGCCCGGGCGCATCATTAATATTGTCGTATGGGTTTTGCCGATTTATACTCTTGTGTTTATACTCAATATCAATGGTTTTTTTGATTACCTGAACCAGGCCCTTGCAGGTGTTGTCACGGTGAACATCATGCCGGTGGAGTCTTTGTCCGTGGTTATTTTAAGTTTTGCCGCTGAATTCACATCCGGGTTTGCGGCTGCCGGGGCATTGATGGATGCCGGGGTTATCAGTGTGAAACAGACGGTTATCGCCCTTTTGCTTGGTAATGTCCTGGCATTTCCCATCAGGGCTCTTCGGCATCAGCTTCCCAGGTATATGGGGATTTTTTCTCCCAAAATGGGCCTGCAATTGTTGTTGTCGGGTCAGGTGTTCAGGGTGTTGAGTATTGTGTTGATGGGAACCCTTTATTATATGGTGGCATGA
- a CDS encoding bifunctional cobalt-precorrin-7 (C(5))-methyltransferase/cobalt-precorrin-6B (C(15))-methyltransferase encodes MYPIDIIGIGQGREDLTQKHLDLIRECDVLVGGKRHLEMFDCPDKQKITVKADMNSVVEAIKDKINRHKIVVLASGDPLFYGIGSTLTRYFDKQYLTVHSNISSIAAAFAAIKEPWHDAKIISLHDKQKAFFSFGSLACEQKVAFLTNPQMNPQYIAAGLMKYDLYDFRFCVIEKLGDKDEEKITWIDNIDQVKNHTFLQPNIVILKKQEQENNHVSHETHIGMDDFAFKHSNGLITKSEIRSITLSKLKLTRKDHVLWDIGAGSGSVGIEASLQIPLGRVYAVEKHPGRICDIAHNIKKLNCSNVQIINTAFPEGMEELTRPDRIFIGGGGQSLEQIITVSAGKLAAFGIIVVNTVLLQNMEIALRLLKEKNFDPDVVQVQVSRSKTMPFGDRLEALNPVWIISGSKPETR; translated from the coding sequence ATGTATCCAATAGACATTATCGGTATCGGACAGGGAAGGGAAGATCTTACCCAAAAACATCTTGACCTGATCAGGGAATGTGATGTGCTGGTTGGAGGCAAACGTCATCTTGAGATGTTTGACTGTCCAGACAAACAAAAGATCACGGTCAAAGCCGACATGAACAGCGTTGTTGAAGCTATTAAAGATAAAATAAACCGTCATAAAATTGTTGTTCTGGCTTCAGGAGATCCTTTATTTTATGGAATTGGCTCCACACTAACCAGGTATTTTGACAAACAATATTTAACGGTTCACTCAAATATTTCATCTATTGCGGCTGCATTTGCCGCCATAAAAGAACCCTGGCACGATGCAAAAATTATCAGTCTTCACGACAAACAAAAGGCTTTTTTTTCTTTTGGATCTTTGGCTTGTGAACAAAAGGTTGCTTTTCTTACCAATCCTCAGATGAATCCCCAATATATTGCAGCAGGTCTGATGAAATACGATTTGTATGATTTCAGGTTTTGCGTAATCGAAAAGCTGGGTGACAAAGATGAAGAAAAGATCACATGGATTGACAATATTGACCAGGTAAAAAACCATACATTTTTACAGCCCAATATTGTTATTCTTAAAAAACAGGAACAAGAAAACAATCATGTTTCACATGAAACACATATCGGCATGGATGATTTTGCGTTTAAACATTCCAACGGACTCATTACAAAGTCTGAAATTCGAAGCATTACTTTGTCCAAATTAAAATTAACCAGAAAAGATCATGTGCTTTGGGATATTGGTGCAGGCTCAGGCTCTGTTGGTATTGAAGCCTCCTTACAGATTCCTTTGGGCCGTGTATATGCTGTTGAGAAACATCCAGGCCGCATTTGTGACATTGCTCACAATATTAAAAAACTCAATTGTTCCAATGTTCAGATAATAAATACAGCCTTTCCTGAAGGGATGGAAGAGTTGACGCGTCCGGATCGAATTTTTATTGGCGGCGGGGGGCAAAGCCTTGAGCAGATTATAACAGTATCTGCCGGCAAACTTGCCGCTTTTGGTATTATCGTCGTTAATACGGTTTTGTTGCAAAATATGGAAATTGCGTTAAGGCTTTTAAAAGAAAAGAACTTTGATCCTGATGTGGTTCAAGTCCAGGTGTCCAGATCAAAAACAATGCCTTTTGGAGATCGACTCGAGGCGTTAAATCCGGTCTGGATTATTTCAGGCTCAAAACCAGAAACAAGGTAA
- the cobM gene encoding precorrin-4 C(11)-methyltransferase, which produces MKKDQNTVVFAGAGPGDPDLITVKSMNALKTADLIIYAGSLVPEAVLCWKGKNTKTQSSAGMDLKKIVDTISEYHARGKKVVRLHTGDPSLYGAIFEQMRELEKLNIPYEVIPGVTAAFAASAKMNMEYTLPEVTQTLILTRISGRTPVPDSEDLEKLASHQSSMAIYLSIGHAIKVQEILEKHYGKDALCAVAYKVSHPEEKIVYTKISKLVKTCEDNEITRHALIIVGKSVEACVLGRDILKSKLYDSTFSHGYRNAEK; this is translated from the coding sequence ATGAAAAAAGATCAAAATACGGTTGTTTTTGCCGGTGCAGGACCTGGTGATCCTGATCTCATTACGGTTAAATCCATGAATGCTTTGAAAACAGCAGACCTGATCATTTATGCGGGATCATTGGTGCCTGAAGCAGTGCTGTGCTGGAAGGGCAAAAACACAAAAACCCAGTCAAGTGCGGGTATGGATTTAAAAAAAATTGTTGATACCATCAGCGAATATCACGCCAGAGGAAAGAAAGTGGTTCGTCTTCATACAGGTGACCCGTCCCTTTATGGTGCTATTTTTGAACAGATGCGGGAGCTTGAAAAACTCAATATTCCTTATGAAGTGATTCCGGGTGTAACAGCCGCATTTGCCGCATCAGCAAAAATGAACATGGAATATACGCTTCCCGAGGTCACCCAGACCTTGATTCTTACCAGAATATCGGGAAGAACACCGGTTCCGGATTCGGAAGACCTTGAGAAACTGGCATCCCATCAGTCATCAATGGCCATTTATCTGAGCATCGGTCATGCTATAAAAGTTCAAGAAATTCTGGAAAAACATTACGGGAAAGACGCCTTGTGTGCAGTGGCCTATAAAGTGAGCCATCCTGAAGAAAAAATTGTCTACACAAAGATCAGCAAGCTTGTGAAAACTTGCGAAGACAATGAGATCACACGGCATGCCCTGATTATTGTCGGAAAATCCGTTGAAGCCTGCGTCCTGGGCCGGGATATTTTAAAATCAAAATTATACGATTCAACATTTTCCCATGGCTATCGAAACGCTGAAAAATAA
- a CDS encoding cobalt-precorrin 5A hydrolase, producing MAIETLKNKFFFGGLAIWSITPNGKILGQKIQKSVQGSTLFVSASIVQDSDNEKNTIVFKKLSKEIHLQFSAFGGHIFIFSTGIAVRMIAPLLKSKMIDPAVVVVDDNANYAISLVSGHMGGANHLAKQIADIINAIPVITTATDTNRLPSIDMIAKEQGLYIETPQNIKHVNMAFLKGAKVRLYDPFGCVKNNLPESFRIDAVNWNKKIDDQAIDDIGNVSEGESGTVFCSYETKDVSCETLVLRPRVLTVGIGCNRGTCCEDIKAFLISVLKQQGLSVNSIFRFATSDIKKDEIGLLALSQEMKIQIDFYDKNKLNSVKTIQTPSKMVEKHLGVKSVCEAAAILSAGNGQLIVPKKKNKDVTIAVAIKQ from the coding sequence ATGGCTATCGAAACGCTGAAAAATAAATTTTTTTTTGGCGGTTTAGCCATATGGAGCATTACCCCCAATGGAAAAATTCTGGGTCAAAAAATTCAGAAGTCAGTCCAGGGCAGCACTCTTTTTGTGTCTGCCAGCATTGTGCAAGACAGTGATAATGAAAAAAATACCATTGTGTTTAAAAAATTATCCAAAGAGATTCATCTTCAATTCAGTGCCTTTGGGGGACATATCTTTATATTTTCAACCGGAATTGCAGTTAGAATGATTGCTCCGTTGTTGAAATCAAAAATGATTGACCCGGCTGTTGTCGTGGTCGATGATAATGCAAATTATGCCATAAGTCTTGTTTCCGGTCATATGGGGGGCGCAAATCATCTGGCAAAACAAATCGCCGATATTATAAATGCAATCCCTGTTATTACGACTGCCACTGACACCAACCGGCTGCCATCCATTGATATGATTGCAAAAGAGCAGGGCCTTTATATTGAAACGCCCCAGAATATCAAGCATGTCAACATGGCATTTTTAAAGGGTGCCAAGGTGAGGCTGTATGATCCTTTCGGGTGTGTTAAAAATAATTTACCTGAATCTTTCAGGATAGATGCAGTCAACTGGAATAAAAAAATAGATGATCAAGCAATAGATGATATAGGGAATGTATCGGAAGGTGAATCGGGAACAGTATTTTGTTCATATGAAACCAAAGATGTTTCATGTGAAACACTTGTTTTAAGGCCGCGGGTTTTAACCGTCGGCATTGGATGCAACAGGGGGACATGCTGTGAAGATATTAAGGCGTTTTTAATCTCAGTTCTTAAGCAACAAGGCCTGTCCGTTAACAGTATTTTTCGATTTGCAACAAGTGATATTAAAAAAGATGAAATCGGTTTGCTGGCCCTTTCACAAGAGATGAAGATTCAAATAGATTTTTATGATAAAAACAAATTAAATTCAGTCAAGACAATTCAAACCCCATCAAAGATGGTTGAGAAACATTTAGGAGTTAAGAGTGTATGCGAAGCAGCAGCGATTCTTTCAGCCGGCAACGGGCAACTGATTGTTCCAAAGAAGAAAAACAAGGATGTCACCATTGCAGTGGCAATAAAACAATGA
- the cobJ gene encoding precorrin-3B C(17)-methyltransferase: MNLYVIGTGPGNIDYMSQRAVDIIKQVDCVAGYTTYIELIDDLVKDKEIISTGMMKEVDRVEKAIEQALAGKSCALVSGGDPGIYAMAGLVFEICQQRGIKLVRSQDKENNPDGDKGLALEIVPGIPALAAGAALAGAPLTHDFAAISLSDLLTPWEKIEKRLTCAAMADFVIVLYNPKSKKRDWQLKRAQELILEHRDGSTPVGIVTGAMRENQNVTFTTLDEMDRADVGMQTVVFIGSSASVRYMDFLFTPRGYAKKYDI; encoded by the coding sequence ATGAACCTTTATGTGATCGGCACAGGCCCGGGGAATATTGACTATATGTCCCAAAGAGCAGTTGATATTATCAAACAGGTCGATTGTGTGGCAGGATATACGACGTACATTGAGTTGATTGATGATCTTGTAAAAGACAAGGAAATTATATCCACAGGTATGATGAAAGAGGTGGACAGGGTTGAAAAAGCCATTGAACAGGCCCTGGCCGGTAAATCATGCGCCCTTGTTTCAGGGGGAGATCCTGGTATTTACGCCATGGCGGGCCTTGTTTTTGAAATCTGTCAACAGCGGGGCATCAAGCTTGTCAGATCACAGGATAAAGAAAACAATCCTGATGGCGACAAAGGGCTGGCTCTTGAAATTGTTCCGGGAATTCCTGCTCTGGCAGCAGGTGCGGCATTGGCAGGGGCACCGTTGACCCATGATTTTGCTGCTATTTCTTTGAGCGATCTGCTCACCCCCTGGGAAAAAATTGAAAAACGCCTGACTTGTGCTGCCATGGCGGACTTTGTCATTGTATTGTATAACCCGAAAAGCAAAAAAAGAGACTGGCAGTTAAAAAGGGCCCAGGAACTGATATTGGAACACAGGGACGGATCAACACCGGTTGGAATTGTCACCGGAGCCATGAGAGAAAATCAGAATGTTACCTTTACAACTCTGGATGAAATGGATAGAGCGGATGTCGGAATGCAGACGGTCGTGTTTATCGGCTCCAGTGCTTCTGTCCGCTATATGGATTTTTTGTTTACACCCAGAGGGTATGCAAAAAAATACGATATTTAA